Proteins encoded in a region of the Desulfurella sp. genome:
- a CDS encoding phosphoribosyltransferase produces the protein MNLKKIIDKNDIKKHVIEVSNQINEIFNNQDIVVFYIEKGGKPFFDELSKYFKFNYKYESIGVKSYEYDKSTDLKWIKKPTLDVKGKVCLLIDDILDTGQTISKVKNYILSLGAKDVYICVAIDKKESRIVNIEPSFKLFDIEKGFLVGFGMDYNEQYRDLEDIYEISI, from the coding sequence ATGAATTTAAAAAAAATTATCGATAAAAACGATATTAAAAAGCATGTAATTGAAGTGTCGAATCAAATAAATGAAATATTTAACAATCAAGATATAGTAGTATTTTATATTGAAAAAGGTGGAAAACCATTTTTTGACGAACTATCAAAATATTTTAAATTTAACTATAAGTACGAATCCATTGGCGTTAAAAGCTACGAATACGATAAAAGCACTGATTTAAAATGGATTAAAAAGCCAACATTGGATGTAAAAGGTAAAGTTTGCTTATTAATTGATGATATATTGGATACTGGACAAACAATATCTAAAGTTAAAAACTATATTTTAAGTTTGGGTGCAAAAGATGTATATATTTGCGTTGCTATAGATAAAAAAGAAAGCAGAATTGTAAACATTGAACCTTCTTTTAAGTTATTTGACATCGAAAAAGGTTTTTTAGTTGGGTTTGGTATGGATTATAACGAACAATACAGAGATTTAGAAGACATTTATGAAATTTCGATTTAA
- the amrS gene encoding AmmeMemoRadiSam system radical SAM enzyme, translating to MKEAYLYKHLNEKKVRCDLCAHRCIIEEDKSGICIVRKNINGKLYSLVYEKVIAQAVDPIEKKPLYHFLPGSRSYSIATVGCNFTCLNCQNYEISQYMYYHNEPAGKYYSVNNVVSDAIFFDCSSIAYTYTEPTIFFEYAIDTAKIAKSKGLKNVFVTNGFFTKQAIDMMSDLIDAVNIDLKSMNEDFYKNIAGGRLKPVLSSIEYAKQKGIWVELTTLIIPTLNDSEKEIENIAKFIKSVDQNIPWHISAFYPTYKLTSIPPTSIKTIQKAYDIGKSVGLRYVYGGNIPKNNLENTYCYNCGELLIERSGFAIIKNALSGNKCPKCNAQIAGVL from the coding sequence ATGAAAGAAGCCTATCTATATAAACATTTAAATGAAAAAAAAGTCAGATGTGATTTGTGTGCTCACAGATGTATAATAGAAGAAGATAAAAGTGGCATTTGCATAGTTAGAAAAAATATAAACGGAAAACTTTATAGTCTAGTTTATGAGAAAGTTATTGCTCAAGCAGTAGATCCTATTGAAAAAAAACCATTATACCATTTTTTACCGGGGTCAAGAAGCTATTCGATAGCTACTGTGGGATGTAATTTTACATGCTTAAACTGCCAAAATTATGAAATCAGCCAATATATGTACTACCATAATGAACCAGCAGGAAAATATTATTCTGTTAATAATGTGGTATCAGATGCTATATTTTTTGATTGTAGCTCTATTGCTTATACATATACAGAACCCACTATATTTTTTGAATATGCAATAGACACTGCTAAAATTGCTAAATCAAAAGGTTTAAAAAATGTTTTTGTTACAAATGGTTTTTTTACAAAACAGGCAATAGATATGATGTCTGATTTAATAGATGCAGTAAATATTGATTTAAAATCAATGAATGAAGATTTTTACAAAAATATAGCCGGTGGTAGACTAAAACCTGTTTTATCGAGCATTGAGTATGCAAAACAAAAAGGGATCTGGGTTGAATTAACAACTCTTATAATACCTACGCTGAATGATTCTGAAAAAGAAATTGAAAATATAGCTAAATTTATAAAATCTGTGGATCAAAATATACCATGGCACATAAGTGCTTTTTATCCTACATATAAACTTACCAGTATTCCTCCAACAAGCATAAAAACCATTCAAAAAGCTTACGATATTGGAAAATCGGTAGGTCTAAGGTATGTTTATGGTGGAAACATACCAAAAAATAACCTTGAAAATACCTATTGCTATAATTGTGGTGAATTATTGATTGAACGAAGTGGTTTTGCTATAATTAAAAATGCACTTTCCGGCAACAAATGCCCAAAGTGCAATGCACAAATTGCTGGAGTATTATGA
- a CDS encoding phosphoribosyltransferase yields MKFRFKNRQEAGIELAKKLKDYIDEKTIILALPRGGVPIASILAKMLNVEFNIYISKKIPHPDNEEFAIGAMGEFGEMVIDPFFSNLITSKTIKETKNKIESYIKQYRKKPIENLDSKTVILVDDGIATGLSMEAAIKDIQKLHPKKIIVAAPVIAEDTFEKLNKTVPVIALIVSSDPFFSVGMYYEDFHQLSDQEVEKIISNEQ; encoded by the coding sequence ATGAAATTTCGATTTAAAAATAGACAAGAAGCAGGCATAGAACTAGCTAAAAAATTGAAAGACTACATAGATGAAAAAACTATCATATTAGCTCTGCCAAGGGGTGGTGTGCCTATCGCTTCAATTTTAGCAAAAATGCTCAATGTTGAATTTAATATTTACATATCAAAAAAAATACCTCACCCAGATAATGAAGAATTTGCAATTGGTGCTATGGGTGAATTTGGCGAAATGGTTATTGATCCTTTTTTTTCAAATCTAATCACAAGTAAAACAATAAAAGAAACTAAAAACAAAATCGAATCCTACATAAAACAATATAGAAAAAAACCTATTGAAAATCTTGATTCAAAAACTGTTATACTGGTCGATGATGGCATAGCCACAGGTCTTTCTATGGAAGCCGCCATAAAAGACATACAAAAATTACACCCAAAAAAAATTATTGTAGCTGCACCTGTTATAGCAGAGGATACTTTTGAAAAATTAAATAAAACAGTACCTGTGATTGCTCTTATAGTTTCAAGTGATCCTTTTTTCAGTGTTGGCATGTATTATGAAGATTTCCATCAACTAAGTGATCAAGAGGTCGAAAAAATTATATCTAATGAACAATAA
- a CDS encoding Xaa-Pro peptidase family protein, translated as MTRIEKINNKLNELGADCFISFDKSDVLYFTGVDGDGILLIIDKKAFIFANKLSYDYIVNKKPKADVIQITQGIKRLEEFLIENKIHSIALDLKSTSAFSYQTLLKNFEIKDATDVSKQVRMIKEQSEINAIKRAAIVARNAFTKVYPMIKIGVSEKELKDELDYQMTKFGAQKSAFETIVASGVNTSFPHHRPTDKKIEDGDFLMIDFGACVDGYNSDCTYTFLVGKRTDEERNFYNAVFYAQTFAREFIAPNRTRAKDIDKRVRDELAKYGLDKYFIHSTGHGVGLDIHELPYIDSTSETLIVPNMVFTIEPGIYIPGKYGVRIEQTILVKENDVEILGYAPFMEII; from the coding sequence ATGACAAGAATTGAGAAAATTAATAACAAATTAAACGAGCTTGGTGCGGATTGTTTCATTTCGTTTGATAAATCAGATGTACTTTATTTTACGGGTGTTGATGGGGATGGTATTTTATTAATTATTGACAAAAAAGCATTTATATTTGCAAATAAACTTTCTTACGATTACATTGTTAACAAAAAACCAAAAGCCGATGTTATCCAAATTACTCAAGGTATTAAAAGACTTGAAGAGTTTTTAATTGAAAATAAGATTCACTCCATCGCACTTGATTTAAAAAGCACAAGTGCTTTTAGTTACCAAACGTTACTCAAAAACTTTGAAATAAAAGATGCAACCGATGTTTCCAAGCAAGTTAGAATGATAAAAGAACAAAGCGAGATAAATGCAATAAAAAGAGCCGCTATAGTAGCTCGAAATGCCTTTACAAAAGTTTATCCAATGATTAAAATAGGTGTTAGTGAAAAAGAACTTAAGGACGAGCTTGATTATCAGATGACTAAATTTGGGGCTCAAAAAAGTGCTTTCGAAACAATTGTTGCAAGCGGCGTAAATACTTCCTTTCCCCACCACAGACCAACGGATAAAAAAATTGAAGATGGAGATTTTTTAATGATAGACTTTGGTGCTTGCGTAGACGGCTACAATAGTGATTGCACATACACTTTTTTGGTTGGAAAGCGTACAGACGAAGAAAGGAATTTTTACAACGCTGTGTTTTATGCACAAACTTTTGCAAGAGAATTTATTGCACCAAACAGGACACGTGCCAAAGACATTGATAAAAGAGTTAGAGATGAACTTGCTAAATATGGTCTTGATAAATATTTTATACATTCTACAGGACATGGCGTAGGTCTTGATATACACGAGTTACCTTATATTGATTCTACAAGCGAAACGCTAATTGTGCCAAATATGGTTTTTACCATTGAACCAGGCATATATATACCTGGAAAATACGGAGTTAGAATTGAACAAACTATTTTGGTAAAAGAAAATGATGTTGAAATATTAGGTTATGCACCATTTATGGAAATTATTTAA
- a CDS encoding pyridoxal phosphate-dependent aminotransferase — protein MDPKISEFFDCIEPSCIRKAGIMFSQRQSKNANEQVKAINVAIGNVSLPTHPAMLKRFLNPKDDQLTKGIWRYTQTEGIDEVNDAFKNIIRSFLKPECKPNLYSLVDTGGSHIMRLVMLGVCGKPLSGEKPLLVVDPVYTNYVSIGEEIGRSVISIARDLTPDGVFSEIDLDYLENLIKTYKPGGLLIIPYDNPSGILTTQKQINEYAKICMKHNMFLISDEAYRGLYYIDDIDYAPSIWNISEHDVKGIESAGIRISIETLSKVFNACGLRMGALVTDNKLFFEQARAANTTYLCPSAIDQYIAGALAHESLNDLQNWVKNLREYYKKILKNLYNNFKKLDPNIVVTQPQASIYSIVDVRNIVKPGFDMDDFVMYCANEGFVDVLGQKMTLLVAPIRGFYKNQNVFANTQARIACVVSEEEMEYVPYLFVELVKQYEQKRSIGSKVSNM, from the coding sequence ATGGATCCAAAAATATCTGAATTTTTTGATTGTATTGAGCCTTCATGCATTAGAAAAGCGGGCATAATGTTTAGTCAAAGACAATCTAAAAATGCAAATGAGCAAGTAAAAGCAATAAATGTAGCGATAGGTAATGTATCTTTACCAACACATCCTGCTATGCTTAAAAGATTCTTAAACCCAAAAGACGATCAATTAACAAAAGGTATATGGCGCTATACACAAACGGAAGGTATTGACGAGGTAAATGATGCTTTTAAAAATATCATAAGATCATTTTTAAAACCAGAATGTAAACCAAATCTTTATAGCCTGGTTGATACAGGCGGCTCTCATATTATGAGACTTGTTATGTTGGGTGTTTGTGGTAAACCATTAAGCGGTGAAAAACCACTTTTAGTGGTAGATCCAGTTTACACAAATTATGTATCAATAGGCGAAGAGATAGGTAGAAGCGTTATTTCAATAGCAAGGGATTTAACACCAGATGGTGTTTTTAGTGAAATTGATTTGGATTATTTAGAAAATCTTATAAAAACTTATAAACCAGGCGGTTTACTTATTATTCCATACGACAACCCTTCAGGAATTCTTACCACACAAAAACAAATAAATGAGTATGCAAAAATTTGTATGAAACACAATATGTTTTTAATTAGCGATGAAGCTTATCGGGGGCTTTATTATATAGATGACATTGATTATGCACCATCAATTTGGAATATTTCAGAACACGATGTAAAAGGTATAGAAAGTGCAGGCATTAGAATAAGCATAGAAACACTTTCTAAAGTTTTTAATGCTTGTGGTTTGAGAATGGGTGCTTTGGTTACAGATAATAAGTTGTTTTTTGAGCAAGCACGTGCTGCAAACACTACCTATCTATGTCCATCTGCTATAGATCAATACATTGCGGGTGCTTTGGCTCATGAATCATTAAATGATCTTCAAAACTGGGTTAAAAATTTAAGGGAATACTATAAAAAAATACTGAAAAATTTATACAATAACTTTAAAAAACTTGACCCAAATATTGTTGTGACTCAACCTCAAGCATCTATTTATTCTATTGTTGATGTAAGAAATATTGTAAAACCTGGTTTTGACATGGATGATTTTGTAATGTATTGCGCAAATGAAGGTTTTGTTGATGTCTTGGGTCAGAAAATGACGCTTTTAGTTGCCCCAATTAGAGGTTTTTATAAAAATCAAAATGTTTTTGCCAATACCCAGGCAAGAATTGCCTGTGTGGTAAGCGAAGAAGAAATGGAATATGTACCATATTTATTTGTGGAGCTTGTTAAACAATACGAACAAAAAAGATCGATTGGTTCTAAAGTTTCTAATATGTAA
- the efp gene encoding elongation factor P, whose product MLSTSEFKKGSKVEIDNEPYEIISYEHIKPGKGQAFVRVKLKNLKTLNVVEKTFKSGVKIPKADVEEKPMQYLYQDEHGYHFMDNSNYEEYVIPKDVIEEEAKFLQENKDVFVLLYKNLPIGISLPNFVELKVIETEPGFKGDTAATGTKPAVLETNATIQVPFFIKEGDIIRIDTRTGEYVERVNK is encoded by the coding sequence ATGTTAAGCACTAGTGAATTTAAAAAAGGCTCTAAAGTTGAGATAGATAATGAGCCATACGAGATTATAAGTTACGAGCATATTAAGCCAGGTAAAGGTCAGGCATTTGTAAGGGTAAAACTGAAGAACTTGAAAACTTTAAACGTTGTTGAAAAAACTTTTAAATCCGGTGTTAAAATACCAAAAGCAGATGTTGAAGAAAAACCCATGCAGTATTTGTACCAGGATGAACACGGTTATCATTTTATGGATAATTCAAACTATGAAGAATATGTTATACCAAAAGATGTAATTGAAGAAGAAGCCAAGTTTTTGCAGGAAAACAAAGATGTTTTTGTATTACTTTACAAAAACTTACCAATTGGTATATCTTTGCCAAATTTTGTTGAATTGAAGGTTATAGAAACTGAACCAGGTTTTAAAGGCGATACTGCAGCAACTGGCACAAAGCCTGCTGTTTTAGAGACGAATGCAACCATACAGGTCCCTTTTTTTATTAAGGAAGGTGATATAATAAGAATAGATACACGTACTGGAGAATATGTAGAAAGAGTCAACAAATAA
- a CDS encoding HAMP domain-containing sensor histidine kinase, with protein sequence MVFEDVDIIALFNNIMFDFKKRIKNLDFIVNMDEHTKFVKLDKKKFTVAINNIIDSLIETKNDLIKIYIQTYQKTISNKKILIIEISNRQHIIPKAILNNIFEPFVSGGSTKKGLALPIVKNIINLHGGSVDVESDENGTIFRISLPLI encoded by the coding sequence ATGGTATTTGAAGATGTTGATATAATAGCACTATTTAATAATATAATGTTTGACTTTAAAAAAAGAATAAAAAACCTGGACTTTATTGTAAACATGGATGAACACACAAAATTTGTAAAATTGGACAAAAAAAAGTTTACTGTTGCGATAAACAATATTATAGATAGTTTAATTGAAACAAAAAATGATTTGATAAAAATTTATATACAAACATACCAAAAAACAATTTCGAATAAAAAAATATTAATTATTGAAATCTCAAACAGACAACATATAATACCTAAAGCTATCTTAAATAATATTTTTGAGCCATTTGTATCTGGTGGATCAACAAAAAAAGGTTTGGCCTTACCTATTGTTAAAAATATAATCAATCTACATGGTGGCTCTGTTGATGTTGAAAGCGATGAAAATGGTACTATATTTAGAATAAGTTTACCACTTATATAA
- a CDS encoding MFS transporter: MAKPIKTLTLITLSHLVNDWYSLLIPPAIPILKFAYHLSYIQSGVLVSTPYIVSAILQTYIAYLAEKKAKRVLALKLGFLILSLSFILFYFSNSFLLMVLAALLIGVGLSIYHPQGMGLLANVFKNQKGMALGVNGIGGAIGFFLAPVSMGYLLSKFGLKAFLLVAIPGFLMVIILMLCKQEEKPLDIVLKHVFSKELLIVGFVAMVSPFFSRGISAFLPAYFYNKGQNILDANLMASVMLLAGIIAQPIGGKLSDKFGRKEVIFASYTLMAVFLILFLFFPNLILLFLLGFATSVSIPVRHALAAEVGGKSMNANIAVSYTMVMVGASIAPILIGFLIDNFGFNIAFGINSIIAISGALLLFFVKPKQQNLTISSN; encoded by the coding sequence ATGGCAAAACCTATTAAGACACTAACTTTAATTACACTGTCGCATTTAGTAAACGATTGGTATTCACTTTTAATTCCTCCAGCTATACCTATATTAAAATTTGCTTATCATCTAAGCTATATTCAAAGCGGTGTGCTTGTTAGCACCCCTTATATAGTCAGTGCAATTTTGCAAACATATATTGCATATTTAGCAGAAAAAAAAGCTAAACGTGTTTTAGCTTTAAAATTGGGTTTTTTGATATTAAGCTTATCATTTATCCTTTTTTATTTTTCTAACTCTTTTTTACTTATGGTTTTGGCAGCATTACTTATTGGGGTGGGACTTAGTATATATCATCCGCAAGGTATGGGTTTGCTTGCAAATGTATTTAAAAATCAGAAAGGTATGGCGCTTGGTGTAAATGGTATTGGTGGAGCTATTGGATTTTTTCTGGCACCAGTAAGCATGGGTTATTTGCTTTCAAAATTTGGTTTGAAAGCATTTCTTTTGGTTGCCATACCAGGTTTTTTGATGGTAATTATCTTAATGCTTTGTAAACAAGAAGAAAAACCTCTCGATATAGTTTTAAAGCATGTTTTTTCAAAAGAATTGTTAATTGTGGGTTTTGTGGCTATGGTTTCGCCATTTTTTTCAAGAGGCATTTCTGCATTTTTGCCTGCTTACTTTTACAATAAAGGCCAGAATATTCTAGATGCAAACCTCATGGCTAGTGTTATGCTTCTTGCAGGTATTATTGCTCAACCTATTGGTGGCAAATTATCCGATAAATTTGGTAGAAAAGAAGTAATTTTTGCAAGTTATACGCTTATGGCTGTATTTTTGATTTTATTTTTATTTTTTCCAAATCTGATTTTACTTTTTCTTCTTGGTTTTGCCACGAGTGTATCTATACCTGTAAGGCATGCATTAGCTGCAGAAGTAGGTGGTAAATCAATGAATGCAAACATTGCAGTAAGCTATACCATGGTTATGGTAGGGGCTTCTATTGCGCCAATTTTAATTGGTTTTTTAATAGATAATTTTGGTTTTAATATAGCATTTGGCATAAATTCAATAATTGCAATAAGCGGTGCCTTGCTCTTATTTTTTGTAAAGCCAAAACAACAAAACTTGACAATTTCATCAAATTAA
- the prfA gene encoding peptide chain release factor 1: protein MIDKLESLEKKYNDIQEQMSSNEVLNDYEKLKTLNEELKKITPIVEKYKLYKNMQKQIKQNEELLKDNELKELAKEEIKDLQTKSSQLIDELKIMLLPKDPLDEKDIILEIRAGTGGEEAALFAQDLFRMYVRYAENHNFKVEILEKSLSDTGGIKEIIVNIRGKGVYSRFKFESGTHRVQRIPITESQGRIHTSAATVAVLPEADEIEVNINPDDLRIDVYRSSGSGGQHVNTTDSAVRITHIPTGIVVTCQDEKSQYKNKEKAMKILYARLSDFYRSQQESQIAKTRKAQVGSGDRSERIRTYNFPQGRVTDHRINLTLYKLDQILEGELDELIEALLIADQTKKLSQIED, encoded by the coding sequence ATGATAGACAAATTAGAATCATTAGAAAAAAAATATAACGATATTCAAGAACAAATGAGTTCAAATGAAGTTTTAAACGACTATGAAAAATTAAAAACTCTCAACGAAGAATTAAAAAAAATTACACCTATTGTAGAAAAATACAAACTATACAAAAATATGCAAAAACAAATCAAGCAAAACGAAGAATTATTAAAAGACAACGAATTAAAAGAATTAGCAAAAGAAGAAATCAAAGATTTACAAACAAAAAGTTCCCAATTGATAGATGAGTTAAAAATTATGTTGCTCCCTAAAGATCCACTTGATGAAAAAGATATAATTCTAGAAATTAGAGCTGGAACTGGCGGTGAAGAAGCTGCACTTTTTGCACAGGATTTATTCAGGATGTACGTCAGATATGCAGAAAATCACAATTTTAAAGTAGAAATTTTAGAAAAAAGTTTATCTGATACAGGCGGTATAAAAGAGATAATAGTAAATATCAGAGGAAAAGGTGTGTATTCCAGATTTAAATTTGAAAGTGGCACACATAGGGTTCAAAGAATTCCAATTACTGAATCTCAGGGCAGAATTCACACATCTGCTGCAACAGTAGCCGTATTGCCAGAAGCTGACGAAATAGAAGTAAATATAAACCCTGATGATTTAAGAATCGATGTTTATAGATCTTCTGGATCCGGTGGCCAGCACGTAAATACAACAGATTCTGCTGTAAGAATAACTCATATACCAACAGGCATAGTAGTTACCTGTCAGGATGAAAAATCTCAATACAAAAATAAAGAAAAAGCAATGAAAATCCTATACGCTAGATTATCTGATTTTTACAGAAGCCAACAAGAATCACAAATAGCAAAAACCAGAAAAGCACAGGTTGGTAGTGGTGATAGATCTGAGCGCATTAGAACATATAATTTTCCTCAAGGGCGCGTAACTGATCACAGGATTAATTTAACATTGTACAAACTTGATCAAATACTTGAAGGTGAACTTGATGAATTAATAGAAGCACTTTTAATTGCTGATCAAACTAAAAAACTAAGTCAGATAGAGGATTGA
- a CDS encoding GGDEF domain-containing protein → MFFKKENNLSYIDSLKNIATHALRLLKTDDPNINETIEKYIDMIKKIKDENGMNKIRENIVNFSIKYGDYIDNKKKQQDYLIKSIINALSQIARDYDSSKHWQESFLNIKESLKTEITLSVLENINTILKNLIFSAKDTKDSVYKELAEIIFSTLDIAVESDKAVEYKQELLALKKELYFNSALLSTISVRENLKKLFEKKEKLEEEYFNQLQEKLKQAVKALTYVMNTLTKDISNYGDEFQTHIDQIDSLVGLENIDVDEISKKLIGIALKIKESTISMNNKIKQLSEIIEKSKNTIQQLQEKLKEAQENLIIDPLTKVYNRRGLWHFLEHEIEKARRYRKNLSIIMCDLDKFSEINNTYGHQVGDKVLEVFANTIKSLSRSSDIVTRYGGEEFLIIVPEANLEQAYLFAEKIRTATEKLKFKYKDKEFYITVSLGVAQFREEDTIETLIERADKMLYEAKKTRNSTVKEIL, encoded by the coding sequence GTGTTTTTTAAAAAAGAAAATAATTTATCTTATATAGATAGTTTAAAAAATATAGCAACTCATGCTTTAAGGTTATTAAAAACAGATGATCCAAATATAAACGAAACAATCGAAAAATACATTGATATGATAAAAAAAATAAAAGATGAAAATGGCATGAATAAAATACGAGAAAACATAGTGAATTTTTCTATAAAATATGGCGATTACATTGATAATAAAAAAAAGCAACAGGATTATTTAATTAAATCAATTATAAATGCTCTGTCTCAAATTGCCAGGGATTATGACTCTTCAAAACACTGGCAGGAAAGTTTTTTGAATATAAAAGAATCATTAAAAACAGAAATCACATTGAGTGTTCTTGAAAATATTAACACAATACTGAAAAATCTTATATTTTCTGCCAAAGATACAAAAGATTCGGTATACAAAGAATTAGCGGAGATAATATTTTCTACGCTGGATATTGCAGTTGAATCTGATAAAGCTGTTGAATATAAACAGGAACTTTTGGCACTAAAGAAAGAATTGTATTTTAATAGTGCACTTTTGAGTACAATTTCGGTTAGAGAAAATTTAAAAAAATTATTTGAAAAAAAAGAAAAACTTGAAGAAGAGTATTTCAATCAACTTCAAGAAAAACTAAAACAAGCAGTAAAAGCACTAACGTATGTTATGAATACACTTACAAAGGATATCAGTAACTATGGCGATGAATTTCAAACACATATTGATCAGATAGATAGTCTTGTTGGGCTTGAAAATATTGATGTTGATGAAATAAGTAAAAAACTTATCGGTATAGCCTTAAAAATCAAAGAAAGCACAATATCCATGAATAATAAAATTAAACAACTCAGCGAGATAATTGAAAAATCAAAAAATACAATTCAACAATTGCAAGAAAAATTAAAAGAAGCTCAGGAAAATTTAATTATTGATCCGTTGACGAAAGTTTATAACAGAAGAGGTTTGTGGCATTTTCTTGAGCATGAAATAGAAAAAGCCAGGCGGTACAGGAAAAATTTATCAATTATAATGTGTGATCTGGATAAATTTAGTGAAATTAACAACACATACGGCCATCAGGTAGGGGATAAGGTATTAGAAGTTTTTGCAAACACAATTAAATCTTTATCTCGTAGCTCTGATATTGTAACAAGATATGGCGGAGAAGAATTCTTGATAATTGTCCCAGAAGCTAATCTGGAGCAAGCTTATCTTTTTGCTGAAAAAATCAGAACAGCAACAGAAAAATTAAAATTTAAGTATAAGGATAAAGAGTTTTATATAACAGTAAGTTTGGGGGTTGCCCAATTTAGAGAGGAAGATACAATTGAAACATTAATTGAACGTGCAGACAAGATGCTCTATGAAGCAAAAAAAACAAGAAATTCAACAGTAAAGGAGATATTATGA
- a CDS encoding YitT family protein, with translation MSKENFYSGFISFFFVAFGVLIESFGIKSFLLPNEFIDGGVTGISMLIHFIFHIDLGLSIIALNIPFLIFGYFNISKLFMIKSIFAIFLLGFFVFFINFPSITHDKLLSAVFGGFFLGTGVGLVVKNGGISDGTELMAVVIGKQLSITVGNVILFLNILIFMCASFFLGIDKALYSILAYFSAYKTMDFVIYGIEEYNNVIVISNKSQEIKNMIIHEFKKGVTVYKTYGGYTGVEQESLSCVVTRLEMIKLKKMIFDIDEGAFIIAHPISQATGGIIKKHIRS, from the coding sequence TTGAGTAAAGAAAATTTTTATAGTGGTTTTATAAGTTTTTTCTTCGTTGCTTTTGGCGTATTAATAGAAAGTTTTGGCATAAAAAGTTTTTTACTCCCAAACGAGTTTATAGATGGTGGCGTTACAGGAATCTCAATGCTTATTCACTTTATTTTCCACATTGATTTAGGTTTGTCTATTATTGCACTTAATATACCATTTTTGATATTTGGTTACTTTAATATTTCAAAATTATTTATGATAAAAAGCATTTTTGCAATCTTTCTTTTGGGCTTTTTTGTATTTTTTATCAATTTTCCAAGCATAACGCATGATAAATTACTCAGTGCTGTATTTGGAGGATTTTTTCTGGGTACGGGCGTCGGTCTGGTTGTAAAAAATGGGGGCATATCAGACGGTACAGAATTAATGGCAGTTGTTATTGGTAAACAGTTGTCTATAACAGTAGGAAATGTAATACTTTTTTTAAATATACTTATATTTATGTGCGCCTCATTCTTTTTAGGTATTGATAAAGCTTTATATTCTATTTTAGCCTACTTTAGTGCCTACAAAACTATGGACTTTGTTATATACGGTATAGAAGAATATAATAATGTAATTGTAATATCAAACAAAAGTCAAGAAATTAAAAACATGATTATTCATGAATTCAAAAAAGGTGTTACAGTTTACAAAACTTATGGCGGATATACAGGAGTAGAACAAGAATCTCTATCTTGTGTTGTTACACGCCTTGAAATGATTAAATTAAAAAAAATGATTTTTGATATAGATGAAGGGGCTTTTATTATAGCCCACCCCATCTCTCAAGCAACAGGCGGAATCATTAAAAAACATATCCGTTCTTAA